The stretch of DNA CATCCTCCCCCGGAGAGACACTGGTCACGACGTTTATACCATCAACGACCTTACCGGCCGCAACCGTCGGGATAACGAGCAGGAGGAACAGTGCTGAACCCGCGAGGAGTTTAATCCCTCTTTTCATGACGCCCCCTCCCGTGTCTTAGTATCATTCCAATCACCAATCCAATCCCAACGCCAGCTATCCCGCCGAGCAAAACTTGACCATCCAAGGGGATCTTAGAAGTCTCAGGAACCTCCAAAGCGCCTTGTGTCCTGGTAAGAGTTTGAGGAAGGGGACTTTCAAGGGTTACAGTCGTGCCACTGGAGTTTTCCTCTTTGTTCCTGCAGAATGGGGGTCTGAAGGGTTTGACGTTCGGTGTTAAGATTACCTGGCCTAGTTTCGTTGGGTCGTACCTCAGCAGGGGTATGAAGCCGTGAGGATAGAGGATAACGCCATAAGAGGGCATTTCGGTCCAGTTCGAGTACGTCTCAACAGCGGTGTAATTATATCCGGCGGCATAGAACTCCACCGGCTTCAACAGGTAATAACCACTATTTCCCTCAAAGAACCCCTCGTAAGGAACTATAAGAATCGCACTGCGGTTCAGAAAAACTGCCCCAAATACAGAGTGTCTCGTCGTGTTCGGACCGAAGTACTTATTCAACAGCCCCTTGGAGACATTGAACGGAGTCCACCCAAGGGAGCCCTTAGCTTCGGGATCAAAAAGCATATAGCTTCCGTAGTCCTCTATCACTGTAAACGTCGTCCCCTGCAACTCCCAGGGAAACTTCGCCGAGTTTTCCACGGCTGCACTCTCCAGACAGCTCCCGTTGAAGCGATAGATTCCGATTGCATGCCGGGGGTGAAGAGGCAGACTTGTCGCGTTATGGTCAAGGATTATGTACCAAGAGAAATGCCAAGAGCCCTGGTGAATATACCAGGGAAACGTGGACAGCACAGGGGAAGGGGAATCCGGGGTAATCGTCTCCACGAGGTATGCCCCGGAGCCGTTGATGTAGAACAGGTATTCCGTCCAGTTGTTCCACCAGCCCCTGGCCGGAGGGTACCTTATCGGGGGATATGGAATGCCGTAGCGAGGGAGGGTGAAGTTCGGACGTCCAGTTTCCACGCGATAGACCCTGATGGCAAGGAACGCGGAGTCCAAGCCGGTGTTCCAGCCGGAGTTGGTTATTATAATCCCCCCGTAAGCGGCTCCGCTCGCGTAGGGAGTTAAAAAGAGAGAAAGGAGCAACACAAGCACCATAAGATTAAAATATGTAATTCTTACCACGTGCATGGCAGTAATCCTCCATGATTTCCAAATTCATTATGTCAGTTCCGTAGTAATACGCTCTATGCGGGAAGTTCTTGGCATATTGGATGTATTCACAGGCCCGCTCTTTTAATGTCTCTGAATTTTTAACTCCACCGTCGCACTCCATCTCCATATTGTTAAGATTATGCCCATCTCTAAAGGATTTGAAGAGGTAATACCACTCATCAAAATCTGTGGTCTTCCCTTGGTAGTAGTTTGGCTGAGCAAAAACATGCGTGAAGTACCTGCTCGGGGCTTCAATATCCGTGTTCTCCAACGTTACCGCCTCCTATGTAGTGCATGGAGGAGCAGGGCGCCTCCTACAGTGGTGATGAGGAGGAGTGCAAGTGCTTCTTTTGGTGGGATAATAGTATTATCCCCGGTTTGAGTGCTCCCTGGGGAACTGAGATTCTCAGTAGTTGTTTCCCTCCGATGGGGGATGGCGAGTTTCAGTTCTGCGAACTTCCCGCCTTTTAAAGTGTACGATTCACTCTTCGTGAAGAGTATCCATCCACCACAGCAGTAGCTCACACGATAGTTCCTCTCTTTCAGGTTGGCGGGAAGGGGAATTTTTTCTCCAGTAAGCAGGTTCATAACAGTAGTGGAGTTGAAGAGCAGGATGGAGTCATTGGTGTAGAGTATTAGGCTGGAATCATTACGTTCCTCGAAAGCCGAAAAACCTTGGAACTCTTCAACGCCGTAGATGCGAGGGTAACCGCTCGTCGTGAAAGTCCTTAATAGCTCCTTCCTTCCCCCCGTGATGGAGAACAGCTTCATCGTCGTTAATCGCCTCCTCCCTCCAATAGCCATACAGAGAATGAAAGCGCGTCCGCTGAGTGATACTGGAGTGAGCTGACTGCATTCATTGAACATCCCAACCCTTGAAAGCTCGGTCCCGTTGAATGCCAAAACAGTGATGTTGAGTCCGCTGTATCCGGGAAGTGTTACACTCTGGAAGAAGAGGGGAATACCGTTCCAGATCATCGCTCCCGAAGAGGTGATGCCGGGAACCTCCCCGGAGTAAACTTCCCTCACAGTGCCCTTTCCAAGCAGGTAAATCTTCACGTGGCTGACATCTTCGTAATCCCAGCCCCACGTTAGAGAAAGCCATATCTTGTTGCCGTTGTAAGCAATGCCACTGTTGTACACCCGAGGCCTTGTGGCGTTCAGATGGGGAGTTGAGATGTTGAGGAACAGCGTGCTTCCGGTTTCATTGATAAGGGAAATTTTTTCTCCCATCGCAATCCATTCCCTTAGAACCGGTATCCAACTCATGTCTCCAGAGACGTTCAGGGGGATTAATCTGTCGTTCAGGAGAAGATACATCTCCGTAAGGTAGTAGCACTCCCCTGTGGCAGGGTTGTCGTTTGGACTGCCCTTCAGGAACTTCAGGAGGTACTCCTCCCCATTCCACTGGATTCTGAGGTCGTTGCCAGTACATATACTGCCATGCTCAAACGTGATGACGTGCTTAAGCGAACTATTGTAAATGTAAAGCCCAACCCGTCCCACCACACCCTCCTAGAGGAGCCAGTAAACCCCGTTCCAGTGTATCGGGGAGAATTCCTTCCAGCTGAAGTTCAGGGGGCGTGCTCCCGTGAAGCTCCCGTTCTCATAGATCAACTCCATCAGCTGATCGTTGCTCGTGTTCATGACGATGAATGCGGCCCTATCACTGAGGGAGTAAACATTGATAATCTCGAGATTTCCAGCTGATGAGACGGGGGGAAGGAAGAGGAAAGAAAAGAGCAGCAAGAGAGTCATCATCACTCTAATCTTCAAGTTACCGCCTCCTACCAAGCAGGTATCCGATAATGGCCCCGGTTATAAGGCCAAGGACGATGCCAATTAAAGCATTTCCCAGCGCGACCCTTTCCGGTTCACTACTTTGGTTTCCCACAGGAGAAAAAACCGACCTGAAGATCTTCACGTCGCTCGTGGGCTCCAAGGTGGAAGGATTCTTCGATATCTTGAGCAGAGGGGACGTCCGGATCCTATTGGCCGTGAAGTTGTAGAAGGCAACTCCATACTCACTAAATCCAGCCATCGAGTTTAGCGGAATGAGCTCCTCGCCCATAAGGTGAACAGTTCTGTTGGAGGGGACTTTGCCCCCGGTCAGTTCGTCCCATCCCGTCCAGGGCATGAACATCGTCCGGTTCCAGTGATAAACCGCTCCCCAGGAGCCATTACCATAATAAAGAATCCTGAGGTTGTTGTAGTAGAGGTACATCCACCTCGGTTTGTCCTCGGGGAAGCAGTACTCCTCCCCCTTGAACGTTCCCTCCGTGCAGTTGATTAGGTTGGGAACGGCCATCGTGAGCACCGGAGCGCTTAAACCGAGGCTCTCATTCACGATTTCTCCCTGAACAGTCCATGAGTACTGAACACTGTTGGCTCCATAAGCCACGTCCACATAACTGATCGAGAAGTTCGCGAGGTAGTGTTTATCAACCCTTATGCCCCTCACGTAAGGGTAACCGGGCGTGGTGGTGGCATCAGATGGAAGCTTGGAAACCGCCCACACTAAAGAGCCGTTGAAGGCGAGGTAGCCCTTCAGAGAACTCCGGCTGACGTTGTAACCCTTGGACCTCAGGAAGGTCGTGAAAAGGGGATTGAGCTCTCCAAGGTGGAACCTGAAGTACCACGTTCTCTGCTTCTCACTGTGCAGGATTTCTGGAACCCCTTTTTCGTCCCCTTTGTAGAGTAGGTATGCTCCGGAGGAGTTCAAGTAGAAAATGTAGACGGTATCCCACATAACATCGGTGAGATTGTACCTGTTCAGTTCCGAGAAGTTGAACCTGTCGAAGACCGGAACCCATTCGTACATTTTCGCATGAACGACCGCGATGGCATCCCCCGAACCAGGGAGCACTGTCATGTTGAGGGCGAGCATCTCGACCTTGACGTAACTTCCTCCGCCTTCAGCATGAACACTCCCGGAGATGAAGAGAAGAGAAAAGACCACGAGGGCGGCAAGGAACTTAGGCTTTGACATTTTCAATCCCCTTATCCGATGTAATCGGGGCAGTGACTCTTAACTATTATGAGGTTCTTTATGTTCGTTCCATAGTAATACGCTCTATGCGGGAAGTTATTGGCGTACTGCACATAATCGCAGGCCCGGTGTATGAATGTCTCAGGGGGAATGTTATGTTCTTCATCCCCCGTTTGTACTCTCCCATCGCATTCCATCTCCATGAAGAGGTTGTTTAGGTGATTGCTGTCCCTGAAATTCTTAAAACTGCTGAACCATGCGCCCAAATCCGTCGTCTTCCCCTGGTAGTAGTTTGACTGGGCAAAGATATACGTGAAGTACTTTGAAAGGGTTTTTATGTCCGTGTGTTCCCAGCTTATATCCCCATGGGTGCTGGGTATCCAGATAAACTGCTGGCCCCAGTCTATAATCTTGTCGGACAATGTGCTGATATCCTCTTCGTAGACAACTTCTCTGACGACCTGCCAAGCGAACTCCAGATTCCAGTAGAAACCCCTCTGCAGTCCACCGGTGTGCGTGTAAACGCCATCAACCCATCCACGCCAGTAATCGAGACCCCTGACGGCGGGTTTTATTGTGTAATTGGAATTCTCAAAGAGGGCCCACTGCTCCTTACCGTCCCCAACGAGCACAGGAATCTCGACGAGATAGGGAAGTCCCGGGTTCACCTCCTACTCAAGCCACTGCGCAAGGCCCTTGCCGTCGTTGTAGCCGTCATCGTATGAATAGCCACCCATAGGTATCTGCCCGTACTCCCCATCTTTGCCAAGGGCATGGAGAGCTATCATGTAATCAAATCCAAGATCACCCAGATCGGAGATCAGCACATTTGTCTCAAAGGTCGCATAGTTTCCGTTTTGTGGTTTAAAATACCACAGCGCATATGCGGCCATGGTGCCACCTCCAAAGTTTCCACTATTTGCTTTCCACCAAACCTTTATAAGCTTTTCCTTTTATCTTAAGTAAAAGTCCTTCCTTATTTTTTCTAAGTGTAAATTCGTTCTAACTTCAGTTTTCCATTTAGAATAGTTCAAAGGAAGCCCAAGCAAGGGAGTTGCACGAAGATGCAGCGAGTAGGAACAAAAAACCGGGGAAAATCCAAAAGGGGATTCAAGCTTTCAAAGGGAGTAATTAAAAGAAGATTGAATCACTTGCCCCTGCCCTTGTTGGCCCTTATGCTGGGCCTGACCTTTTCAGCTCCTTTGCCCTTGTTCCTCAGGCCGCGACTCTTCCTGCCTGCTGAGGTGAGCCCACGGAAGACGCGACCCTTGTGGGCCTTGCCTGCAATCCAGGCTATCTTTGGGTCGGCCTTGATGACCGGGTGGTGCGGGTCGACCATTATGACCTCGAACCACCTGTACATTCCGTCCTCGCCGACCCAGTAGCTGTTGAGGACCTCAAGGTTCGGGAACTTACGAGCGGCCTTCTCCTCGGCTATCCACTGGAGGCTCTTCTTCGGGCTGTACTTGACCTGACCCATCTTGCTCGGCTTCCTTCCGCCCTTCCACCTGGGCCTCTTCCTTCCGCCCTTCCTGACGCGGACGCGGACGACCACGTAGCCCTGCTTGGCCTGATAGCCGAGGCTCCTGGCCCTGTCAAGCCTGGTCGGTCTCTCGGCGCGGACGACGACCGGCTCCCTCCTCCACTTTATCATCCTGACCTTGAGAAGCTCTCCCACGTAGCTCTTCTTCGGGCTCTTCCAGGCTTCCCTAATGTATTTGTACATGCTCATCTCGTTCACCCCTTCCATGTTTGTGGTTCTCCCTTACGGGAACATCCCGCGGGCTTACCCGCTTAGTCGGTCGAGGTTCGAGGTCGAGTTTTTAAAGTTTTTGAATAATAACCCCAACGATGGCCATGCTAAAGCAGAGGATAAAATTGATGCTTGAGTTCCTGACGGTTTACGCGGGCTGGACAATCTACGGAGTCCTCTATCCCCTAATCGGACATTGGAGCATCAATTACAATGAACTCCTGCTGAAGCTCCCGGGAACCTCTAGGCACTTCGTCCTCACACTCCTCCTGTGGACCAAAGGGCATCACATGGTCTACGTGGTTATGAGAACCGCCTACATAACTGGGTTCACTTGGACGATGGTGCTGACGTTCGGATACGTTCTACTCGCTGGAGACGTTCCACGAGCGAGAAAGCTCGTGCTCGGCTACGCGACCGCATTCACCCTTCTCGCGGTCATCTTTGCGGTGGCCAACGTAAACGCTCCCCATTACGTCTATCCTGGACTTCCCGAGAGGTACGCTCCCAACGGCTGGCAGGCCCGGCCCCAGTTTGTACTCCCATCACCCCACTGCACCATCGCGACGATAAGCTTCCTTGCACTGTGGAGACGCAGGGAATGGCCCGCCAGGGTGCTGGCTTTGTGGATAGCCCTCATTCCCCCTGCGACGGTTCTTCTCGCCGAACACTGGGTATGGGACGCCATCACAGGGATTATTCTGGGGTTCCTGGTGCATCGGTACATCCGGCAAACAGGATAAGGCGCTATGTTTATATCAAATGTATTGAAGTAAATGGCGGTGACTGATGTGCGGATTGAAAAACTGGTCCGGCTTATGAGAGAGAACGAATTTGACGGTGCTTTAATAAGCCCTGGAACAAACCTCTATCACCTGACGGGCCTTCATATCCACGAATCCGGTGAGAGAATCACGCTGCTGGTCGTTAACTCGGATGGGGAGTACCAGCTCCTGGCACCGAGCCTCTACGAGAACACCATCCGGGACTTCCCGGTGACCTTCTGGCGAGATGGGGAGAACCCCTATGAAAAACTGGCATGGATACTCGGAGAGCTCGAACTTTCAAGCGGCAGGATCCTCGTGGAAAATACAATGCGTTCCGACTGGCTGATAAACGTTATAAAACTGGGCAACGGGAACTTCGAGTTCTATCATCTGAACCTCCTGATGAGGATGCTGAGGATGAGAAAAGACCCGGCGGAAATACGTCTCATGGAAAGAGCAGCCAAGGTTGCCGATAGGGTCTTCGAGGAGATACTGAACCTAGAGTTCATTGGAATGCGCGAGAGAGATCTCGCTTTGAAGATTGAACTGCTTATCAGGGAACTCTCAAATGGGTTATCCTTTGAGCCGATAGTGGCGAGCGGAGAGAACGGGGCGAACCCCCATCATCTTCCGGGCAGCAGGAGACTTCGGAAGGGGGATTTTGTCATCATAGACTACGGTGCAAAAGTGGAGGGGTACTGCTCGGATATAACGCGGACGATAGCCCTGGGAAGGCCAAACGAAAAGCTGCTCGAAATATACGAAATTGTCAAGGATGCACAGGAGAGAGCATACAGGGCCGTCCGTGAGGGTGCTCTCGCGAGGGATGTGGACGGGGCCGCGAGGGAGACGATAGAGAAAGCCGGCTACGGCGGGTACTTCACCCACAGGACAGGCCATGGTCTGGGTCTTGACGTCCACGAGGAGCCTTTCATCGGACCGGATGGGGAAGTGACTCTGAGGGAGGGAATGACCTTCACGATAGAACCCGGCGTCTACGTTCCTGGTCTTGGGGGAGTGAGGATAGAGGACGATGTTGTGGTGAAGGAGGGTAGGGGGAAGCGATTGACCAAGGCGGACCGCGAACTCGTGGTGCTCTGAAGACGTTTCTGAACGTTTCTCATCTTCTATCAATACCGTCAGAACCCCTGTTGTCCAAGAACCGGCTTGAAAAAGTATATTAAGCCTTATGGAACGTTCTGGAACGTTCTTTCCACCGCGTTCCTAAAATAGGAGTTGAACACATGTGACGTCGAGGTGATACCCATGAGACGGCTGAGAGCCTGGTTGATCATAGGGCTGCTCGTCGGGGCCCCCATCCCGGCGGGCCTAACAACGGCAGCTGCAAACACCACCACGACGAACACCACCGGTAACGGCAACCTGCCCCCGGAGATCGAGAACACGACCCAGGAACAGATCGTGGCAGGACACATAATAACGGCAATTGAAAAGCTCAGCAACATAACGGGTAGAATACTGAGCAGAGTCACACTACCGGACAACTCCAGTATAATGGAGCAGTACCGGATGGCTGAGGAGTACAAGGATAGGGCCATCAACGCGTACAAAGAGGGTGACTACTGCGAGGCCACCACGGAGGGGATCATAGCCATGCACCACTACAGGGCGGTTCTTCAGAGGATAAAGAGCGGAAGGAACGAGCTTAGGGAGAGGCTTCCCGCAGAGGTTGAGAGGATGAAGGGGTACTTCAGGATGGCGGAGCGCATCATCACGACGGCCGGGAGACAGGGTCTCAATGTGGGCAACGTGACTCAGCTTCTTAACCAGACGGAGAAAGCCTACGGGATGGTCCTAGAGGATGTGAAGGCGGGGAACTTTGACAAGGCGAAGACAGACCTGAAGAGGGCCAGAAGTTTCAAGACCCAGCTAGACACCGACCTCGGCAGGATCAGGAAGGAGCTCGCATATCACAACGCAAAGGGGATAGTGGAGGCATTCCTGGAGAAGGGTGGAAGGGCAATAAACTTCACCCAGCGCGTGATCGAGAGGGTCAACGAAACCGACAGGAACACCACCGAACTTCAGGAACGACTGGAAGCCTTCCAAACCGTTTACGAGCAGGTTAAAGAACTGGCAGACCAGGGAAACTACACCGGAGCCCTTAACACCATGATGCAGAACAGCAAAACTATAAAGGAATTCTACATGGCCCTGGGTTTCCTAAGAAAAAAGGCGGGTGAAGCGGAAGTTCAGGAGAGGATGCGTGACGTTAAGGCGTTCCTCCGTGAAACCAGCAACCATATCGAGAAGGACGCCAGAGCACTCCGCGAACTGCACAGAAAAGGGGTTGACACCAAGAAAGC from Thermococcus sp. encodes:
- a CDS encoding DUF4855 domain-containing protein, translating into MENTDIEAPSRYFTHVFAQPNYYQGKTTDFDEWYYLFKSFRDGHNLNNMEMECDGGVKNSETLKERACEYIQYAKNFPHRAYYYGTDIMNLEIMEDYCHARGKNYIF
- a CDS encoding 50S ribosomal protein L15e, coding for MSMYKYIREAWKSPKKSYVGELLKVRMIKWRREPVVVRAERPTRLDRARSLGYQAKQGYVVVRVRVRKGGRKRPRWKGGRKPSKMGQVKYSPKKSLQWIAEEKAARKFPNLEVLNSYWVGEDGMYRWFEVIMVDPHHPVIKADPKIAWIAGKAHKGRVFRGLTSAGRKSRGLRNKGKGAEKVRPSIRANKGRGK
- a CDS encoding phosphatase PAP2 family protein, with protein sequence MAMLKQRIKLMLEFLTVYAGWTIYGVLYPLIGHWSINYNELLLKLPGTSRHFVLTLLLWTKGHHMVYVVMRTAYITGFTWTMVLTFGYVLLAGDVPRARKLVLGYATAFTLLAVIFAVANVNAPHYVYPGLPERYAPNGWQARPQFVLPSPHCTIATISFLALWRRREWPARVLALWIALIPPATVLLAEHWVWDAITGIILGFLVHRYIRQTG
- a CDS encoding Xaa-Pro peptidase family protein: MRIEKLVRLMRENEFDGALISPGTNLYHLTGLHIHESGERITLLVVNSDGEYQLLAPSLYENTIRDFPVTFWRDGENPYEKLAWILGELELSSGRILVENTMRSDWLINVIKLGNGNFEFYHLNLLMRMLRMRKDPAEIRLMERAAKVADRVFEEILNLEFIGMRERDLALKIELLIRELSNGLSFEPIVASGENGANPHHLPGSRRLRKGDFVIIDYGAKVEGYCSDITRTIALGRPNEKLLEIYEIVKDAQERAYRAVREGALARDVDGAARETIEKAGYGGYFTHRTGHGLGLDVHEEPFIGPDGEVTLREGMTFTIEPGVYVPGLGGVRIEDDVVVKEGRGKRLTKADRELVVL